The following proteins come from a genomic window of Haloplanus salinus:
- a CDS encoding amphi-Trp domain-containing protein: MPEEQLFKTEDVHTRSEIAQTLTAAAEQIESGTVELTSATQEQSVSIPDEPTLEVELERLTDSETGEQRYELEYELRWTE; the protein is encoded by the coding sequence ATGCCTGAAGAACAACTCTTCAAAACCGAAGACGTACACACCCGATCGGAGATCGCACAGACGCTCACCGCGGCCGCGGAACAGATCGAGTCCGGAACGGTAGAGCTAACGAGCGCGACACAGGAGCAGTCGGTATCGATTCCGGACGAGCCGACGCTCGAAGTGGAGCTAGAGCGACTGACGGACTCGGAAACGGGCGAGCAACGATACGAACTCGAGTACGAACTTCGCTGGACGGAGTGA
- a CDS encoding RPA12/RPB9/RPC11 RNA polymerase family protein: MRFCDECGSMMHTEGDTWVCRSCENEEPRNSRAEAAMTTQDGQRDDGAPDVADATRDSTETMQEPCPAEDCDSDRASYEMLPKPGGSYGVRLFTCIECGHKWRES; this comes from the coding sequence ATGCGATTCTGTGACGAGTGTGGTTCGATGATGCACACGGAGGGCGATACGTGGGTGTGCCGCTCCTGTGAGAACGAGGAGCCACGGAACTCGCGAGCAGAAGCGGCGATGACGACTCAGGATGGTCAGCGGGACGACGGGGCACCCGACGTGGCCGACGCGACTCGGGACTCCACCGAGACGATGCAGGAGCCTTGTCCGGCCGAGGACTGCGACAGCGACCGGGCCTCCTACGAGATGCTGCCGAAGCCGGGCGGCTCCTACGGGGTTCGGCTGTTCACCTGCATCGAGTGCGGCCACAAGTGGCGCGAGTCCTGA
- a CDS encoding metal-dependent hydrolase: MHKDGHYGIALLLMLPLTGLFGIVGFAMTVVAVAACRLPDLDHDYDWLPHRGPTHTVWFALGVGAVTCTGLYVGLLAAPISLPAWPLALLAGTTVFLGVISHLLADALTVGRGDHAVRPFYPITSASLRFGLFRSNSKVWNSTLLFGGVLGQCITIAAHYHPITL, encoded by the coding sequence ATGCACAAGGATGGACACTACGGAATCGCGCTCCTGTTGATGCTCCCACTGACAGGACTGTTCGGGATCGTCGGCTTCGCCATGACGGTGGTCGCAGTGGCGGCCTGCCGCCTGCCCGATCTCGACCACGACTACGACTGGCTCCCCCACCGCGGGCCGACACACACCGTCTGGTTCGCACTGGGTGTCGGCGCGGTCACCTGCACGGGGCTCTACGTCGGCCTGCTGGCAGCGCCGATCTCCCTCCCTGCGTGGCCTCTTGCGCTACTCGCCGGGACAACTGTGTTCCTCGGAGTGATATCACATCTGCTGGCGGATGCGCTGACTGTCGGTCGCGGTGATCACGCAGTCCGCCCGTTCTATCCCATCACGTCCGCTTCACTTCGATTTGGACTCTTCCGTTCAAACTCAAAAGTCTGGAACTCGACGTTATTGTTTGGCGGTGTACTCGGACAATGTATTACAATAGCAGCACATTATCATCCAATAACACTCTAA
- a CDS encoding cupin domain-containing protein, translated as MAADFAVVQFEEIEQEQFPESGNRHRKLTDPLGCTEMRINTVTLAPGERTAPHAHEQQEEVYIALDGGVVEIEGTRHEVSSGGVVRIGPDTIRSVRNDTDAEEQTWIMCGAPQLGTVDDFGQYRMPDDT; from the coding sequence ATGGCAGCAGATTTCGCCGTGGTTCAATTTGAGGAGATTGAACAAGAGCAGTTCCCCGAGTCCGGAAATCGGCACCGAAAACTCACTGACCCGCTTGGCTGTACCGAAATGCGCATCAATACCGTGACCCTTGCGCCCGGTGAGAGGACGGCGCCACACGCCCACGAACAACAAGAAGAAGTGTATATCGCTCTCGATGGTGGGGTTGTGGAAATCGAGGGGACCCGTCACGAGGTTTCGTCAGGCGGTGTCGTGCGCATCGGGCCCGACACTATCCGTAGTGTCCGGAACGACACCGACGCCGAGGAGCAGACGTGGATCATGTGTGGTGCCCCCCAACTCGGGACTGTCGACGACTTCGGACAGTACAGAATGCCTGATGATACCTAA
- the rnz gene encoding ribonuclease Z: MDVTFLGTSGAVPTTQRNPSSIFLRREGDRFLFDVGEGTQRQMMRFSTGFDLSAIFLTHLHGDHVLGLPGLLQTLEFNDRTAPLDIYTPAGTTADVDDLLDATGTTPNFRVAIHDAPSGESIIEHDEYAIRTFETDHRTRSVGYALVEDERNGRFDRERAEELGVPVGPKFQQLHEGSPVELDDGTVVQPEAVVGDPRPGRRVVYTGDTRPTDTVVAAASGADLLIHDAMFADDRRDRAEQTGHSTARQAATVAARADAKRLALTHVSSRYATDATPLESEAVETFGDDAFLAEDGYSIEIPYPDGE, translated from the coding sequence ATGGATGTCACCTTTCTCGGAACGAGCGGGGCGGTTCCGACGACACAGCGGAACCCGAGTTCGATTTTCCTCCGCCGGGAAGGGGACCGATTTCTCTTCGACGTTGGAGAGGGAACACAGCGACAGATGATGCGCTTCTCGACCGGATTCGACCTCTCCGCCATCTTTCTCACGCATCTCCACGGTGATCACGTCCTCGGCCTGCCCGGTCTTCTGCAGACGTTAGAGTTCAACGATCGAACTGCACCGCTCGATATCTACACGCCTGCTGGCACGACTGCGGATGTCGACGACCTCCTCGACGCGACGGGGACGACGCCGAATTTTCGCGTCGCGATACACGACGCTCCCTCTGGCGAATCGATCATCGAACACGACGAGTATGCGATCCGAACCTTCGAAACGGATCATCGAACGCGCTCCGTCGGATACGCCCTCGTCGAAGACGAGCGCAACGGTCGGTTCGATCGGGAACGAGCCGAAGAGCTAGGCGTTCCGGTCGGCCCCAAGTTCCAACAGCTTCACGAAGGGTCTCCGGTCGAACTCGACGACGGAACTGTCGTTCAGCCCGAAGCGGTGGTTGGTGACCCACGGCCCGGTCGTCGCGTCGTCTACACTGGTGATACCCGTCCGACGGACACCGTCGTTGCAGCTGCCTCGGGTGCCGATTTGCTCATCCACGATGCGATGTTCGCCGACGACCGGCGTGATCGGGCGGAGCAAACGGGACACTCGACGGCCCGGCAAGCCGCGACTGTCGCCGCTCGCGCCGATGCGAAACGACTGGCCCTGACACACGTCTCCTCGCGATACGCGACCGACGCGACACCGCTCGAAAGCGAAGCCGTCGAGACGTTTGGCGACGATGCGTTTCTTGCCGAAGACGGGTATTCGATCGAGATTCCCTATCCCGACGGCGAGTAG
- a CDS encoding NUDIX domain-containing protein, with amino-acid sequence MVEVRALTTDAVVELDGDVLLLERNHPPFEGLWVLPGGLVERNEPAREACARETKEEVGLDVSVGAFVGLYDDPDRDERGNVSVAYRCTPLGEQTPTPREEASRVETFDPENLPEMGFDHERIVTDALCERKHRFC; translated from the coding sequence ATGGTCGAGGTTCGTGCCCTGACTACAGACGCAGTCGTCGAACTCGACGGAGACGTTCTCCTCCTCGAACGAAATCATCCCCCGTTCGAAGGATTGTGGGTGCTTCCCGGTGGGCTCGTCGAGCGGAACGAACCCGCGCGAGAAGCGTGTGCCCGTGAAACGAAAGAGGAGGTCGGCCTCGACGTCTCGGTCGGGGCGTTCGTCGGTCTCTACGACGATCCCGACCGAGACGAACGCGGGAACGTGAGTGTCGCCTATCGCTGTACACCTCTCGGTGAGCAAACACCGACACCTCGCGAGGAGGCCTCCAGAGTCGAGACGTTCGATCCCGAAAATCTTCCCGAGATGGGCTTCGATCATGAACGGATCGTCACCGACGCGCTGTGTGAGAGGAAGCATCGGTTCTGTTGA
- a CDS encoding DUF5786 family protein, producing MGFGSYDESEQQNQEVNADDDDSEGVSVHENDHEGKITFETDASTDELMDQLADIKDGAEKE from the coding sequence ATGGGTTTTGGGAGCTATGACGAATCCGAACAGCAGAACCAGGAAGTTAACGCTGATGATGACGACAGTGAAGGCGTAAGCGTCCACGAGAACGATCACGAGGGCAAGATTACGTTCGAGACGGACGCCTCCACCGATGAGCTCATGGATCAACTCGCAGACATCAAGGACGGCGCTGAGAAAGAGTAA
- a CDS encoding DUF7504 family protein, with the protein MGENADSAVDREAVQVDPLPENLSGGSTVLVATAGDPSQYAVNLRILCAQGTAEDTAFVVTTTESADRTIEIYDTLGVDSERPSLRIVDTVSVQQSVSALYDEIPVVFTPSASDLERLVMALSNLVDTSPPTRGARHLVVRSLTPILAASSVDQLSTVLDRITGLRSETGLALLGIDYTAHDEATMTAIADLVDGVLWVTQPAPDRLAFDYQPTESRHSGFVPGGETSD; encoded by the coding sequence ATGGGCGAAAACGCCGACAGTGCCGTCGACAGAGAGGCCGTGCAGGTCGATCCGCTTCCGGAGAACCTCAGTGGCGGATCGACCGTCCTCGTCGCCACCGCCGGAGATCCGTCCCAGTACGCCGTGAATCTCCGTATCCTCTGTGCGCAGGGGACGGCGGAGGATACGGCCTTCGTCGTCACGACGACGGAAAGCGCCGACCGGACCATCGAAATCTATGACACCCTCGGTGTCGACTCGGAGCGACCATCGCTCCGGATCGTCGACACGGTCTCCGTACAGCAGTCCGTCTCGGCGCTCTACGACGAGATCCCGGTCGTTTTCACGCCCTCGGCGAGTGACCTCGAACGGCTGGTGATGGCCCTCTCGAATCTCGTCGATACGTCGCCACCAACGAGAGGGGCGCGTCACCTCGTCGTCCGCTCTCTCACACCGATTCTCGCAGCATCGTCCGTCGATCAGCTGAGTACGGTGCTCGACCGAATCACTGGCCTTCGCTCGGAGACCGGGCTCGCCCTCCTCGGGATCGACTACACCGCTCACGACGAAGCGACGATGACGGCGATTGCAGATCTGGTCGACGGCGTGCTCTGGGTTACCCAGCCCGCTCCGGACCGCCTCGCCTTCGACTATCAGCCGACTGAAAGTCGTCACAGTGGGTTCGTTCCCGGCGGTGAGACTAGTGACTGA
- the artA gene encoding archaeosortase A produces MPGLASDVLAWTVVATFLVGGLLWPRRRELGKRMLVGGWGLFALFWLQLVPHFVFVQKSFVEGIGSLLAVPLCVYAGYLLYGGRDSLITLSRSVSWMGLLYLPFETIPAITIAGATVPAPRTVLIRVVTGQTRWLIELLGYQPTLVPGDSGVLNTFKFVTPEGHVILFSLILACTGLGSISIFAGLIAAVDAPWRRKLRALAVAVPIIYALNLARTTFIALVFGKQYMHWFVDEVLFLFGDTDPYKVSFYLSDRVVSQSLSVVALVAVTYLVLRQLPELLGVVEDALYVLTRREYDLGEALDLPRRAVADGGQPVGDDGTADPSNER; encoded by the coding sequence ATGCCCGGCCTCGCCTCGGACGTCCTCGCGTGGACAGTCGTCGCTACCTTTCTCGTCGGGGGACTCCTGTGGCCCCGACGGCGGGAACTCGGAAAGCGAATGCTCGTCGGGGGCTGGGGGCTGTTCGCGCTCTTCTGGCTCCAACTCGTGCCACACTTCGTCTTCGTTCAGAAGAGCTTCGTCGAGGGAATCGGGTCGCTACTCGCCGTTCCACTGTGTGTCTACGCGGGCTATCTCCTGTACGGCGGTCGGGACTCGCTCATCACGCTCTCACGCTCGGTGTCGTGGATGGGGCTTCTCTATCTCCCCTTCGAGACGATCCCGGCGATCACGATCGCGGGCGCGACCGTCCCGGCCCCTCGGACGGTGCTGATCCGGGTCGTGACCGGACAGACGCGGTGGCTGATCGAGCTTCTCGGCTACCAGCCGACGCTCGTTCCTGGCGATTCGGGCGTGCTGAACACGTTCAAGTTCGTCACCCCCGAGGGACACGTGATCCTGTTCTCGCTCATCCTCGCCTGTACGGGACTGGGGAGCATCTCGATATTCGCCGGGCTGATCGCCGCCGTCGACGCACCGTGGCGTCGGAAACTGCGAGCACTCGCCGTCGCCGTCCCGATCATCTACGCGTTGAACCTCGCCCGAACCACGTTCATCGCTCTCGTCTTCGGCAAGCAGTACATGCACTGGTTCGTCGACGAGGTGCTGTTCCTGTTCGGCGACACCGATCCGTACAAGGTCTCGTTTTACCTCTCGGATCGGGTCGTCAGTCAGAGCCTCTCGGTCGTCGCGCTCGTCGCCGTCACGTATCTCGTCTTGCGCCAACTCCCGGAACTGCTCGGCGTGGTCGAAGATGCGCTCTACGTGCTCACGCGTCGAGAGTACGATCTGGGTGAGGCACTAGACCTGCCCCGGCGGGCAGTCGCTGACGGCGGGCAGCCAGTCGGCGACGACGGGACGGCCGATCCGTCGAACGAACGCTGA
- a CDS encoding macro domain-containing protein has translation MEFTAIQGDIAEQEADALVNAAGTSLQMGSGVAGALRCGANGPINEEAVSKGPVDLGGVAVTDAYDLDADYVIHAAAMPHYGDGRATSESIREATRNTLEKADELGCMSLVIPILGTGAAGFDFETGAQLVCEEVWSYEPTTLTDVRVIAYSEPEHRTVTDIAERLRSS, from the coding sequence ATGGAGTTCACCGCCATTCAGGGCGATATCGCAGAGCAGGAGGCGGACGCGCTGGTGAACGCCGCTGGGACGAGCCTGCAGATGGGTAGCGGTGTCGCCGGCGCGCTCCGATGTGGTGCGAACGGACCGATCAACGAGGAGGCTGTCTCGAAGGGTCCGGTCGACCTCGGTGGCGTGGCCGTTACCGACGCATACGACCTCGACGCCGACTACGTGATCCACGCCGCGGCGATGCCCCACTACGGCGACGGTCGAGCGACCTCGGAGAGTATTCGCGAAGCCACTCGAAATACGCTCGAAAAGGCCGACGAACTCGGCTGTATGTCACTCGTCATTCCGATTCTGGGAACGGGTGCCGCTGGCTTCGACTTTGAGACGGGTGCACAACTGGTCTGTGAAGAAGTCTGGTCGTACGAGCCCACGACGCTCACCGATGTTCGTGTGATCGCGTACTCGGAGCCAGAACATCGGACCGTCACCGATATCGCGGAGCGACTCCGGTCGTCGTGA
- a CDS encoding beta-CASP ribonuclease aCPSF1 encodes MSSDDDSPLDTVRAQVESEIPDDLNVSRVTYEGPELVIYTETPRKFAEREGLIGTLASTVRKRITVRPAAGTQASPAEAKPQILDLIPEDAGITNLQFYPTTGEVLIEAEKPGLVIGRRASTLREITQKVGWTPEVLRTPPMESSTVDNVRNFLIEERDERREFLERVGDQIHREPTHDTEWVRVTTLGCCREVGRASFILSTPETRILIDCGDKPGAEGEVPYLQIPEANPIPDLDAVVLTHAHLDHSALLPLLFKYGYDGPVYTTQATRDLMGLLQLDYLDVAAKEGRTPPYESAMVRKELKHTITVDYGNVTDIAPDIKLTFHNAGHILGSAVAHFHVGEGFHNVVFSGDVHYTDTRLFNGASNDFPRVETLIMESTYGRRNDYQTDQEDSERKLIQLINDTYEQDGTVVIPAFAVGRSQELMLVLEEAMREGKLPTMPIYLDGMIREATAIHTAYPEFLRDGLRQRILHDDENPFLADQFQQVDGGQEMREDIAGGEPCIILSTSGMVTGGPIMSWLELLGGDPKNTLVFVGYQAQGTLGRRIQSGRREIPFSDRGSRSEQLTLRFDVESVSGFSGHADRNGLEKFVETMHPRPEEILCVHGDESSTDQLSSGLYQKFDVRTYAPKNMETFRFD; translated from the coding sequence ATGAGTTCTGACGACGACAGCCCGTTGGATACCGTTCGCGCTCAGGTAGAGTCAGAGATCCCGGACGACCTGAACGTCTCACGAGTAACGTACGAAGGGCCAGAACTCGTCATCTACACCGAAACACCCCGAAAGTTCGCCGAGCGGGAGGGATTGATTGGGACGTTGGCGAGCACCGTTCGAAAACGAATCACCGTCCGACCGGCTGCGGGAACGCAGGCGAGTCCGGCCGAAGCAAAGCCCCAAATTCTAGATCTCATCCCGGAGGATGCGGGCATCACGAATCTTCAGTTCTATCCGACGACGGGAGAGGTCCTGATAGAGGCAGAAAAACCCGGACTCGTCATCGGCCGTCGTGCGAGCACGCTTCGAGAGATCACGCAGAAAGTCGGATGGACTCCCGAAGTCCTCCGCACGCCACCCATGGAGTCGTCGACGGTCGATAACGTCCGGAACTTCCTGATCGAGGAGCGCGACGAGCGCCGGGAGTTTCTCGAACGCGTCGGCGATCAAATCCACCGCGAACCGACACACGACACCGAGTGGGTTCGCGTCACCACACTCGGTTGCTGTCGTGAGGTTGGCCGAGCGAGTTTCATCCTCAGTACCCCCGAAACGCGGATTCTCATCGACTGTGGTGACAAACCCGGGGCAGAAGGCGAGGTTCCGTACCTCCAGATTCCGGAGGCCAACCCGATCCCAGACCTCGACGCAGTCGTCCTGACTCACGCCCATCTCGACCACAGCGCCTTGCTCCCGCTCCTGTTCAAGTACGGATACGACGGGCCCGTGTACACGACCCAAGCTACTCGTGACCTGATGGGCCTGCTCCAACTCGACTATCTCGACGTTGCAGCCAAGGAAGGACGCACGCCGCCGTACGAGAGCGCGATGGTTCGCAAGGAACTCAAGCACACGATCACGGTCGACTACGGCAACGTCACCGACATCGCGCCGGACATCAAACTCACGTTCCACAACGCCGGCCACATCCTCGGAAGCGCCGTCGCACACTTCCACGTCGGCGAGGGCTTCCACAACGTCGTCTTCTCGGGCGACGTTCACTACACGGATACCCGACTGTTCAACGGCGCCTCGAACGACTTCCCTCGCGTGGAGACGCTCATCATGGAGTCGACGTACGGACGACGCAACGACTATCAGACGGATCAGGAAGACAGCGAGCGCAAGCTCATCCAGTTGATCAACGATACGTACGAGCAGGACGGGACAGTCGTCATACCAGCGTTCGCCGTCGGTCGATCGCAGGAACTCATGCTCGTCCTCGAGGAAGCGATGCGAGAGGGGAAGCTTCCCACGATGCCCATCTATCTCGACGGCATGATTCGCGAGGCGACGGCGATTCACACGGCCTATCCCGAGTTCCTCCGAGACGGACTGCGACAGCGCATTCTCCACGACGACGAAAACCCGTTCCTCGCCGACCAGTTCCAACAGGTCGACGGTGGCCAGGAGATGCGAGAGGACATCGCCGGTGGCGAGCCCTGTATCATCCTCTCGACGTCCGGGATGGTGACGGGTGGCCCGATCATGTCGTGGTTGGAACTGCTCGGGGGAGACCCAAAGAACACGCTCGTCTTCGTCGGCTATCAGGCACAGGGGACGCTCGGACGGCGGATTCAGAGTGGCCGTCGGGAGATTCCGTTTAGCGACCGAGGAAGTCGCAGCGAACAGCTGACGCTACGCTTCGATGTGGAATCCGTCAGCGGCTTTTCGGGACACGCGGATCGGAATGGACTCGAGAAGTTCGTGGAGACGATGCATCCCCGGCCGGAAGAGATCCTCTGTGTTCACGGGGACGAATCGTCGACGGACCAGCTCTCGTCCGGCCTGTACCAGAAATTCGACGTCCGAACGTACGCGCCAAAAAATATGGAAACGTTCCGATTCGATTGA
- a CDS encoding DUF7563 family protein, with amino-acid sequence MPTCENCGSFVTDAYVRVFALDGMETVRVCPSCEDKVRDGADVRTARATRQQ; translated from the coding sequence ATGCCGACCTGCGAGAACTGTGGTTCGTTCGTGACGGATGCCTACGTGCGTGTCTTTGCGCTCGACGGAATGGAGACTGTTCGAGTGTGTCCCAGTTGCGAAGACAAAGTCCGCGACGGGGCTGACGTTCGCACAGCCCGTGCAACGCGACAGCAGTAG